DNA sequence from the Marinilongibacter aquaticus genome:
GAGGTAATCAAGGAAATCGAGCACGTAGAGGGGATAAAGGATGTGGGCATTTTGCGAAATATTGGTCAACCCGAGGTTAGCGTGATTCTCGACAGAGAGAAAATGGCGGCTTATGGCGTAAAAGTGGCCGATGCCCAGGCGGTTTTGGAAATGGCCTTTGGCGGGAAAACGGCTACGCAGAAGTACGAAGGAGAGCGAAAATTTGACATACGCGTGCGTTATCCACAAGAATATCGGAAAGATGAGAAGGATATGGCCAATTTGAAAGTACCCACTATTGATGGCTTCAAAATTCCTATCAAAGAAATCGCCACTATCAAAAAAGTGACGGGCCCAGCCTTCATTTACCGCGACAACACCAAACGCTTCATTGGGGTCAAATTTTCTGTGCGTGATCGCGACTTGGGCAGTACAATTGCCGATGCCCAAAAAAAGGTGGAGAAGAACATAAAATTGCCCCAAGGCTACAGCATTGGCTGGACGGGCGAGTTTGAAAATCAAGTGCGTGCCACTGCCCGTTTGGGGCAAATGGTGCCGATCAGTTTGGCGGGAATATTTATTCTGCTTTTCATTATGTTCGGTAATTTGAAAGATTCGCTCTTGGTTTTGACCAACGTACCTTTCTCGATTATCGGGGGGATTTTGGCCTTGCACATTACGGGTACCAACTTCGGTATCTCGGGCGGGGTGGGCTTTATCGCCCTGTTTGGCATTTGTATTCAAAACGGGGTGATTTTGATTTCCGAATTCCATGCGAACATGAAAAGGAAAATGCGTATCGATTCAGCGATTCTGGAGGCAGTTAAAGTGCGTACGCGACCGGTGGTGATGACAGCCCTGATGGCTTCAATCGGCCTTTTGCCTGCGGCTTTGAGCACGGGAATCGGCTCTGAATCGCAAAAGCCTTTGGCCATCGTGATTATCGGCGGCTTGATCACGGCCACGATTCTGACTTTGCTTGTTTTCCCCATCGTATTTTATGTTTTCAACAGAAGAGGGCATGCCATCGATTAGCCTTTGTAATTGTGCCGAAGGAATTGCTGCGGCGAAGCAGATGAAATTGAGCCTTATTTTTTTAGCTTTGTGATCATCAACATTTAAACTAGAACTATGTTTAGACGATTAACGGCTATTCTCTGTCTTGTGTGCTTTGCTTTTGGCACGGCTTCGGCACAACCTGGCTCGGGTACAAAATGGACGCCCGATGGCAACGGATATTACATGATCGACGGTCATGATATCGTACGTTTTGATTTGAAATCCCAGAAAACGTCGGTCGTGATCCCGGCTTCGGAAATGACACCGGCCAATGCAAATGCTCCTTTGGATGTAGAGAATTTTGTCTTTACGCCTAATCAGAAAATGCTTTTAATTTATACCAATTCGCAACGCGTATGGCGGTACAACACACGTGGAGATTATTGGTTGTTGGATAGAGAGAGCAAAAGCCTGAAAAAACTTGGAGCGGGTTTCGAACCGGGCACACTGATGTTTGCCAAGGTTTCTCCCGATGGCCAAAACGTAGCCTATGTGCAGCAGCGTAATATTTATGTCGAGAACCTGAAAACAGGTAAGATCGAAAAAATTACGGAAACTGGGGGGAACCCGAGATTGATCAACGGTACATTCGATTGGGCTTATGAAGAAGAGTTTAGCTGTTACGATGGGTTCCGCTGGAATGCCGACGGGAAGCAGATCGCGTATTGGCAATTGGATGCCTCGGGCATCAAGGATTTCAACATCATTAATTATACCGACGATATTTATTCGAAGGTCATTCCGATTGAATACCCCAAAGTGGGGCAGTCGCCTTCGGTATGCAAGATCGGTGTGGTGGATATCAAAAGAAAGAAAACGGTTTGGATGAATGTGCCGGGCGATCCGCAACAGCACTACATTCCTCGCATGGAATGGGCCCCCAATGGCAAAGTGATGCTGCAACAGTTGAACCGAAAACAACAGGTTTCGAAATTGTTTTATGCCGATCCGAAAAACGGTGAAGTGGAAAAGATTTTTGAAGAATCGGACGAAGCATGGGTTGATGTGAGAACCATTTGGCACGACGACAATCCAGCGGGTTGGGAGTGGATCAACGACGGAAGAGAGTTTCTGTGGGTTAGCGATAAGGACGGCTGGAACCATATCTACAGAATTTCGCAAGACGGAAAGGAAGTGCGTACGGTAACCGATGGAGATTACGATGTGATCGATCCCTTGCTTTACGATGAAAATACAGACCAGATCTACTTTACCGCCTCGCCGGATAATGCGATGCAACGTTATTTGTATGCCATAAAGGTGGGTACGAAAGCCGATGCTCAACGGATTACGCCTGCCAAAGAAGAGGGCACCAATGGATACAATATTTCTACCAATGGGGTATATGCACAACATGCATTCAACAATTATTACACGCCGCGTTGCTCCGAGTGGATCACCCTGCCCGATCACAAATCTTTGGATCCTGCCAATGGGGTGGATACCAAAATTCTTGAGGCCAATAAGGCGGCTTCGAATGTAGAGTTTGTGCATGTGAAAACAGCCAGCGGCGTAGATGTGGCTGGCTGGATGGCTTATCCTACGAATTTTGATCCTGCGAAGAAATACGCCACGGTATTCTATGTGTACGGCGAGCCCGCCGGGCAGACCGCTTTAGACAATTTCAATGCAGGAAAAAACCGTTTGTACAATGGCAGTATGGCCGATGATGGGTACATCTACATTTCAGTGGATGGTCGAGGTTCACCTGCTCCCAAAGGTAGAGTTTGGCGGAAAGCGATTTACAAAAACATTGGGATAATCAATATCAAAGACCAAGCCGAAGCGGCTCAGGCTTTGATGCAGAAATATCCGTTTATCGATAAGGAACGTATAGCCGTACATGGATGGAGTGGCGGAGGAAGCAGCACACTGAATTTGCTGTTTCAATACCCCGAAATCTATCAAACGGGCATTGCGGTAGCGGCCGTGGCCAATCAACTGACTTACGACAATATTTATCAGGAGCGTTATATGGGTGTGCCTCCGGCAGATTTGGACGCTTTCGTACAAGGCTCGCCAATTACGCACGCCAAAAATTTGAAAGGAAATCTCTTGTATATTCACGGTACGGGCGATGACAATGTGCATTATCAGAATGCCGAAATGCTATTGAACGAGCTCATCAAATACAACAAGCAATTTCAATTTATGGCCTATCCGAACAGGACCCACGGGATTTTTGAAGGTGAAGGGACACGCAAGCATTTGAATACCTTGTTTACCAATTACTTGAAGTCGCACTGCGTGCCTGGGGCAAAGTAAAGAATGAGAAATTGAGGTGTAAAAATAAGGGAGCCGCCACGAAATTGCGTGGCGGCTCGACTTTTTACCCATTTAGTTTATCTCATACATTTACATAGCCAAGAATTAAGTCTCGCCTATAAAAGACCTTGTTCAATTTTTTGCGAATAATACTCCGATTTTAGCCGGCCTTTTCAAGAAGGAATGTTTTACTCAGAAAAAGGTCAAAGGTTCAGACTTAATGTAGGTCGAAAGTACTGATTATTGGGTTTAAATGTAAATAAAGCCCGATTAATTTTATTTAATGGTCAAAAATTTACGAAAAATTCGTTTTGACCTCTTCGATTTTATGTGCTTGTATCTCGGTTAGATACACTTTTTGTCCTGCCTTGTTCTCATACTGGCGATAATTGATCTTTCCTTCGATTTTCAAAAACTTTCCTTTTTTTACCATTTCTTCACAAAGGGTGGCCAGGTTTCCCCAAACAGCAATTTTATGCCATATTGTAGCTTGTTTTACCTTATTCCTCTGGAGCGGGTAACTCTTTATATGCTTAATACCGAAGTGAATGGTGCCGGCATTGTACGATGTAGGGGATGAATATTTGGGAATCGGAGGTTGGTGTTTTTTCCTTAAAGTAGTTTGGCTCCCTATTGGAAACATATCCTTTTTAGCCATGTGGCAATCTTTGCTTTGACGAGTATATTCAATTTTAATCCGACCGCAATCCTGTTTGGAGAGCTTCTATGAAAGTCAATTGTTTAGCTAACTTGGGCTTCTACCACGAAATGGAGCGAATGAGTTTTCAAAAAACGGTCCAGAAATATGTACATAATCATCCAAACCTTATCAATAACTTGAACCTAGAAGTTCGCCCTGTTAATGGCTTCGATAAAACACCTCGGTGCCTTCGGAATTATTGATTCAATATGTCTATCTTGAAGTATTAATTCCCAATCCAATAATGCTACACACTTTTATTAACATTCCGGTATTCCAAAAACTCTACGAAAAAACGAGCCTTTTTAAAACCAGAGTTCAAAAAATCTCAGATGAGGTATTAAAAAGTGATTCTGTTCTTAAAGGTGAGAAATTTGAAAATTTCGTTGAGTCCCGTCTTTTCCCTGATAAGGACTACGTTCTGGTAAAGCGTACAGATAATTTCGAACGAAATAAGAATCGGTTTTCTGAATCGACAAACGATCCGGATTTTATCTTCAGAAACAGAACAACAGGAATTGAGTTTTGTGTTGAGGCTAAATACAGGTCTAAGTTAGGAAGGCATATAGTAGATAATAAGCCGACTATCTCTTGGTGCAAAGATTATCAACTGGAACGATACCGGTTTATTGACCAGAATAACATTCCGGTTCTCATCGCAGTCGGATTGGGAGGCGTGTGCACACATCCTCGCTCCATTTACCTATTCCGGGTAAGAAAAGTTAGATATTACGACATATACGAAGATGTGGCTCAGCCATATATTTTGGATAGGAGATTCTGGAATGGTGTACCTCAGAATATGACGACGAGAATTATCAATAGTGAACCCTTGAATAAGTTTATTTAGAGAATCCCTGGTCATCTTTGACCTATTCATTATATTTCATATTAAACTAAAAAACACAACTAATGAAAACTTTTTATTTCTATCTCGTACTTTCGTCTTTTTTGCTCGTTGATTCAAAAGTCTGTTTTGGCCAGCACGATTTGGAATTGGTTTTGGAGAAAGATGATTTTCAAATGAACAAGGATAATGCTGCGGATGAATTTGAACTCTCGAATACTTTCCACGTGATGTCATCGGTTGATTTTCATGCAATTAAATACATGGAAGAATTTGATATAAGCATTCGTGCTTTGGAGAAAAAGTTTATTGGGAAAGTTGAAAAAGTTAAAATACCCGAATATGCATTGGAGCATAGTGAAAGCTCCATCGATACTGTCCATTTGGATAATTTTATTGCTTTACGAGGTGAATTGTCGTCTGAAAAGGGAAGTATTAGAATATTGTTATTTGATGATAATAATATTGAAGGAGTAATTTCGACTGAAAGTGAGCAATTCACATTTGAATATCTAGGTGAACCAAGAAGAGGAGCTCAAACCCTTTTCTATTCAGGGAGCATGCAAGAGTTAGTTCCTAATAGCTGCACATTGGAAAATTCAGCTAAGGGTTCGTTATCTAAAATTGACCAAAGTAACTTGAAGCTCCTTTCGGGTACTTGTGGCAATATCAATATAGCCGTAACAGCGGATTACGAATTTTATAGTACTTATGGAAGTCAAAGTGCTAGTAAAATGATTAGTAATATTAATTCTGCAGAAGCAGGCTACCATGGCATTTATAACCCATTTAATCTTTATTTCAGTATTACCAATGTGAGTTACTGGACTACTTCAAGTGATCCATATCCAAATACTAATGATGCTCAGACAGCCTTAAATTACTTTAGGAACTACTGGAACGCCAATAAAGGAAATATTCCCCGAGATTACGCTCAGCTTTTTTCTGGTAAAACTTTTAATGGGACTTCGCCTCAAGTTCTTGGTATTACCGGAACAATTGGTTCGGCCTGCACAGATCCAACGAATAGTTATATAGTGGTGGCTCACAGAACAAATATTCCTGCACTTCAGCAAACGAACGTAACTATTCATGAAATAGGCCACTATTTGGGTGCTCAACATTACAATAATTTATGTGGTTATCAGGGTTTGGGTTCTATTATGTGCAATGGAATTTATGACCAGCAATGGGTGTGGTATTCTCCCTCCATTAATGAAATAAACACAAAGCTAAATTCTACTACATGTTTGACGCAGCCAAACATATTCCCAACAGTTAATGGTACTCCATATACGGGGACTACAACATTGTGTGGAT
Encoded proteins:
- a CDS encoding S9 family peptidase, whose amino-acid sequence is MFRRLTAILCLVCFAFGTASAQPGSGTKWTPDGNGYYMIDGHDIVRFDLKSQKTSVVIPASEMTPANANAPLDVENFVFTPNQKMLLIYTNSQRVWRYNTRGDYWLLDRESKSLKKLGAGFEPGTLMFAKVSPDGQNVAYVQQRNIYVENLKTGKIEKITETGGNPRLINGTFDWAYEEEFSCYDGFRWNADGKQIAYWQLDASGIKDFNIINYTDDIYSKVIPIEYPKVGQSPSVCKIGVVDIKRKKTVWMNVPGDPQQHYIPRMEWAPNGKVMLQQLNRKQQVSKLFYADPKNGEVEKIFEESDEAWVDVRTIWHDDNPAGWEWINDGREFLWVSDKDGWNHIYRISQDGKEVRTVTDGDYDVIDPLLYDENTDQIYFTASPDNAMQRYLYAIKVGTKADAQRITPAKEEGTNGYNISTNGVYAQHAFNNYYTPRCSEWITLPDHKSLDPANGVDTKILEANKAASNVEFVHVKTASGVDVAGWMAYPTNFDPAKKYATVFYVYGEPAGQTALDNFNAGKNRLYNGSMADDGYIYISVDGRGSPAPKGRVWRKAIYKNIGIINIKDQAEAAQALMQKYPFIDKERIAVHGWSGGGSSTLNLLFQYPEIYQTGIAVAAVANQLTYDNIYQERYMGVPPADLDAFVQGSPITHAKNLKGNLLYIHGTGDDNVHYQNAEMLLNELIKYNKQFQFMAYPNRTHGIFEGEGTRKHLNTLFTNYLKSHCVPGAK
- a CDS encoding single-stranded DNA-binding protein, whose protein sequence is MAKKDMFPIGSQTTLRKKHQPPIPKYSSPTSYNAGTIHFGIKHIKSYPLQRNKVKQATIWHKIAVWGNLATLCEEMVKKGKFLKIEGKINYRQYENKAGQKVYLTEIQAHKIEEVKTNFS
- a CDS encoding M12 family metallo-peptidase → MKTFYFYLVLSSFLLVDSKVCFGQHDLELVLEKDDFQMNKDNAADEFELSNTFHVMSSVDFHAIKYMEEFDISIRALEKKFIGKVEKVKIPEYALEHSESSIDTVHLDNFIALRGELSSEKGSIRILLFDDNNIEGVISTESEQFTFEYLGEPRRGAQTLFYSGSMQELVPNSCTLENSAKGSLSKIDQSNLKLLSGTCGNINIAVTADYEFYSTYGSQSASKMISNINSAEAGYHGIYNPFNLYFSITNVSYWTTSSDPYPNTNDAQTALNYFRNYWNANKGNIPRDYAQLFSGKTFNGTSPQVLGITGTIGSACTDPTNSYIVVAHRTNIPALQQTNVTIHEIGHYLGAQHYNNLCGYQGLGSIMCNGIYDQQWVWYSPSINEINTKLNSTTCLTQPNIFPTVNGTPYTGTTTLCGYNTILSLNNNTGSSYSWYVDPSNLSGNGSFTAYGDNATVNITGFYILAGKMFDNCSYSSSNHFYLNPCAYSSNISVYPNRAIDFIDVEINDRIANRKESIFVFDSIGNRVEVISEVEKISQNKIRLHLKNNLDGIYYLHILNNNKFNSFRVLIQQ